The DNA segment TATGCGCCGCTTCGACCAACACCAACACCTTCTGGCAGCGGTCTTCCAGCAATTGTGCCAGTTGCGCCCCCTCTCGAACCCGAGTCTCCAGCATTTTGTCCAGAGTTTCCTCCAGCAGTTGAACGATTTTGTCGTGCAGCGCGTCCTTGTCGGTCTCCTGCTCTTGCTGAACACCGGGAAAAGCCAACACATCGAGCGCGGAAAAAGCTTGCGGCTTGCTCATTTCGGCTTCGATAACGGCGGTAGCCGCCAACAGACGCCGCACGTTTTCCCGATTCACATTGAAGCTGGCTTCGCCGGTCTGTTTCTTGTAACTCAATGCACATTCGATTTTGCCGCGTTTCAGCTTTTCGGCTATCAAGCGGCGAACGTCGGCTTCGGCAAATCGCAAGCGCTCGGGCAATTTGACGCTGACGTCGCTGTAACGGTGGTTAACCGAACGCAATTCGCACAAGATAGTCAGGTTGTCGGCGCTCATTTCGCCGTCCGCGAACGCGGTCATGCTTCTAATCATTTTTCACCTATAATCTTCACGCTTTACCCGCGCAGCTTTCCTTATGGCCGAATATTACGATCCGGAAACCTACCCGAAACAATGGAACTACCTGCAATCGGGAACCATTATAGATCAGTACATGATCGAGCGGGAATTGGCGCACGGCGGCTTCAGTTCAGTCTATCTGGCCCGGCAAATGTCCGACCAGACGCAGGTGGCGATCAAGGAATACTTGCCGCGCAAGCTGGCGCACCGTACCTGGAATAACCTGGTGGCGCCGAATAGCGAAGAAGCCAAGGCGTTATTCATGCGCGGCCGGGCGCTGTTTTTCGAGGAAGCCAAAGTTCTGGCGATGCTGAAGCACCACAACATCGTCGACGTGATCAACTTCTTCCAAGCCAACGATACCGTGTATATGGTCATGACCTACGACTACGGCGTCACCCTGGATAAAATCCTACACCGCAAAAGCCTGCCGATTACCGAAGAATTCCTGTTGACGGTATTCCCATTGTTGCTGAACGGTATCGACGCAGTTCATCAAAAAGGCTTGGTGCATCTGGATATCAAGCCCGCCAACATTCTGATCCGCGCCGAAAACGATCCGCTGCTGCTGGATTTCGGCGCGATCCGCAAAATCACGCTGGACCCGCAGCGCAACCGGGCCAAAGTGCTGACCAACGGGTATTCGCCGATCGAACAATACGACAGTAACGGCAATCTCGGCCCCTGGTCCGACATTTATGCCGTCGGTGCCAGCATGCGCGCCTGCCTGGACTACAAAATCCCGATACCGTCGCCGGACCGCGCCAAGCAGGACAATTTGCCGCCGGCCGTCAAAGCCCACAAGCGCCGCTTCCCGGAATATCTGTTAAAAGCGATCGATTGGGCCATGGCGATTTTCCCGGAAAACCGGCCGCAAACCGTAGCCGAATTGCAGCAGGCGCTGAGCCCCCAATAGTTAAAAATCGGCCCGGCAAAGCCAGTATAATGCCGCAACTTTTGATACAGCCGAGAACAATATGAGACCAAGCGGACGCAATCCGGACCAATTACGCGAAATTCGTTTTACCTGCCATTACACCAAACACGCCGAAGGCTCGGTGTTGGTGGAATTCGGCGACACCCGGGTCTTATGCACCGCCAGCGTCGACAATAGCGTCCCTCGTTTCCTAAAAGGCAAAGGCGAGGGTTGGGTCACCGCCGAATACGGTATGCTGCCGCGCTCGACCCACAGCCGGATGGACCGCGAAGCCGGCCGCGGCAAACAGGGCGGCAGAACCCTGGAAATCCAGCGCCTGATCGGCCGCTCCCTGCGCGCCGCGATCGACTTGAAGGCGCTGGGCGAAAATACCATCACCATCGATTGCGACGTGATTCAAGCCGACGGCGGCACCCGCACCGCGTCAATCACCGGCGGTTTCGTTGCCTTGTCGATTGCGATCGACCACCTGCTGAAAACCCACAAAATCAAGAAAAACCCGCTGCACGGCCAAGTCGCTTCGGTATCGGTGGGCATTTACAACGGGGTACCGGTGTTGGACCTGGACTATGCCGAAGACCACCAGGCCGAGACCGACATGAACGTGGTCATGAACGAAGCCGGCCACTTCATCGAAGTCCAGGGTACGGCCGAAGGCCATGCCTTCAGAAAGGACGAACTGAATGCGATGCTGGAACTGGCGGAACACGGCATCAAACAATTGCTGGAAAAACAACAAGCGGCGTTGGAAGAGGCGAAGAAACCCGCGCCGAAACCGATCGCATTCTAAGCCGATGAGTTCGATCGTACTGGCCAGCGGCAATCCGGGCAAAATTCGGGAAATCCAGGCCATTCTGCAAAGCGACAAGATTCTGCCGCAATCGCAATTCAACGTCGCCGAACCCGAGGAAACCGGCTCCACCTTCATCGAAAACGCGATCATCAAGGCCCGCAATGCCGCCGCGCATTGCCGGCTGCCGGCGATTGCCGACGATTCCGGCATTGTTGTCGACGCACTGAACGGCGCGCCCGGCGTGATTTCCGCCCGCTATGCCGGCATCGGCGCCGACGACCGAGCCAATCTGGAGAAACTGCTGGCGGAAATGCGCGATGTGCCGGACGCCTTGCGCAGCGCCCGCTTTATTTGCGTGATGGTTTACCTGCGCCACGCTGCGGACCCGACTCCGCTGATCGCCCAGGGCGTCTGGGAAGGCAAGATCCTGCCTGCTGCGGTCGGCGAGAACGGCTTCGGCTACGATCCGATTTTCTGGCTGGACCAATTCCAATGCTCCTCGGCGCAACTGCCGCCGGAAACCAAAAATGCGGTGAGCCACCGCGGCCAGGCCTTACGCGCACTGGCCCGGCAGTTAAATCCGTGAACCGGCTGGAACCGATTGCCCGCCGCTTCGCCGGCGGCCGGACCATCCACGCGATCAGGCCGCTCGGTAGCGGCCTGATCAACGATACCTTCCTGGTCGAAGCTGATGGCGACAACTTCGTCTTGCAAGCCATCAACGACCGGGTGTTTCCGCATCCGGAACTTATCGCTGAAAATCTAACCGCATTGAACCGCCACCTCGGCCGACAAACCGCAGTCGAGGTTCGTTTACGCATCCCCCGACTGCTGCCGGCTGCAGACGACGCGCAAATTCGCGACCGCGACAGCGGCCGGGTCTGGCGGGCACTGGAATGGATCACGCCATCCGAAAGCCGGGAACGGCTCGCCAATCTCACCGAAGCCGGCGAAGTCGGCGCCGCACTCGGCCATTTTCATAGCTTGTGCAGCACCCTGGCCGCCGAAACCCTGCACGACACCCTGCCCGGCTTCCACATCACCCCCGAATATTTTCGCCAGTATCAGGCGGCGTTGGCTCAAGCACCGCAAGAGCCGAGCGATCCCGACTTTGCAAGCTGCCGCCGTTTCATCGCCGATTTCGGCGCAGGCATCCATGAGCTGGAACAGGCCAGACTACGCGGCGAATTGGTGGATCGAGTGATACACGGCGATCCGAAATTGAACAACTTTCTGTTCGAGCCGGACAGCGACCGGATTATCGGTTTGGTCGATCTGGATACCGTGAAACCCGGTCTGGTGCATTACGACATCGGCGACTGCCTGCGCTCCTGTTGCCAGATTCCGGACACCAACGGCTTCGATCTGCAGCGTTGCAGTGCGGTTCTCGAGCATTATCTGGCCGAGGCCGGCCGTTTTTTTACAGAAGCGGATTACCGTTACCTGTATCCGGCGATCCGCCTGATCCCGTTCGAACTGGGTTTGCGCTTCTTCACCGATTATTTGCAGGGTAACCGCTACTTCAAAGTGGACGACGCCGGCCAAAATCTGCGCCGGGCGCTGGCCCAATTCGAGCTGGTGCGAGATATCGAACGCCAACGCGGCGCGATACAGGAATTGATAGCAAAATTGACTCCGACAACCGCTAGCTAACGCCGCCCGCCCCGACACGGGCGGGCTGCCGCATCAATGGCCGGCAGACGGCGTAATGTCTTCCAGCGGGATGCCTTGAATCTCGACTTGAATGCCCCGGTCCGGCGCCGCTAACATGAAATCGCCTATCGTCTCTAAGATGTCCAGATCGACGAATTGCGCCTTGTAACCGTCGATCAGCAGTTCGCAATCATTTGGGACCTCCTGCAGGCATTTGCGCAATAGGGCCTTATTCAAAAACGATACATCCTTATGCAAGCGCAGCAGGTAATGCTGGCCGTGCTGAGTCAAGGTAATCGCCGCGTGAAAATTGGCGCGTAGCACGAAGAAAAATCCGCAGCCCATGCCTATCGCAATGCCCACCAGCAGATCGGTTAACAAAATCGCGGCGACGGTAATCACAAACGGCAGGAATTGGTTCCAGCCCTTACGGTAAAACTCGACGAACATGGCCGGTTTGGCCAATTTGTAACCGGTTTGCAGCAAAATCGCCGCCAGACAGGCCAGCGGAATCATGTTCAGGTACTTGGCGAAAAACAGCACGCTGACCATCAACAGCAGACCGTGGAAGAAGCAGGACAGCCGGGTCTGACCGCCGGCGTTGATATTGGCCGAACTGCGCACGATCACGGCCGTAATCGGCAAACCGCCGATCATCCCGCTGACCATATTGCCCAAGCCCTGCGCCTTCAGCTCGCGGTTGGTCGGCGCCACCCGTTTGTGCGGATCCAGCTTATCGACCGCCTCGATACTCAACAGCGTTTCCAGGCTGGCGATGATGGCAATGGTTACGGCAATCGAATAAATTTTCGGATTGCCGAAATAGCTGAAGTCCGGCAACCGCAACTGGTTGACAAAATTGGCGGTAGTGCCCAACTCCGGCAACGACACCAAGTGCTTATCGCCGATCGCCAATTCCGGAAAGTATTGCAGCGCCACGGCATTGAAACCGACCCCCCAAATCACAGCCAACAACGGCCCCGGCACGAGCTTCAAACCCTTGAAGCGTTTGATAAGCGCGCTGTCCCAAACGATCAGGATCAACAACGCGACCACGCTAACCAGAGTCACACCGGGCGTAATGCCCTCCAACGCCTCCGACAATTCGAAAAAACTCGATTCGGCGGTCTCTTGCATATAGCTTTCGTCGCCTTCGGGACTGGTGTCGTAACCAGTGGCGTGCGGTGTCTGTTTGATGATCAAAATCAGACCGATTGCCGCCAGCATGCCTTTGATCACCGCCGCCGGAAAAAACGCGCCGATGACACCGGCTTTCAAGAAGCCCAATACAATCTGCAGGCCGCCGGCCAGTACCACGCTCAATAGGAAGCCGCCGAAGCCGCCTAAGGTTTCGATGGCTTCGAAGACGATCACGGTCAGCCCGGCCGCCGGACCGGACACGCTCAGTTGCGAGCCGCTAGCCCAGGACACCAGCAAGCCGCCGACCAATCCGGCGATGATCCCGGAAAACAGCGGTGCACCGGAGGCCAGGGCCACCCCCAGGCAGAGCGGTAACGCCACCAAAAAAACCACGATGCCGGCCGGCAGATCCTGGTGCAAATGTTTCAGGTAATCACTCAAATGCGTTGTCATTGGTTTCAATCCGTCGTTAATAGTGGGCAGGCCGCTTAATCCGCATAGCGGTAAATCGGATTGATTTGGGTGTTATGGTCGAGCTTGATCAATTCCTGGATCAAACCGTCGTTCAGCCCGTATACCCAACCGTGCAAGGTGGGCTTGTGGCCGTGGCGCCAGGCGGATTGGATGATCGAGGTATGCGCCAGCCGGTAAACCTGTTCGACGATGTTCAGCTCGATCATGCGGTTCACTTTGTCTTCGGGCGACACCGTTTCCAATTCTTCCTCGTGCAAACGGTAGACATCCTTGATGTGCATCAGCCATTTGTTGGTGATCACCAATTCGGATTTTTGCGGCTGCAATGCCGCCTTGACGCCGCCGCAACCGTAATGGCCGCAGACGATCACGTGTTTGACTTTCAAGACGTTGACCGCATATTGCAAAACGCTCAGGCAATTGAAGTCGGTAACGATGACTTGGTTGGCAATATTGCGATGGACGAATATTTCGCCGGGTTGCGCATTGACGATGGTCTCGGCCGGCACCCGGCTGTCGGAACAACCGATCCACAAAAAATCCGGCTTTTGCTCTTTGGCCAACTGACTGAAAAAATCCGGATCTTTGCTACTGATTTCTTCGGACCAAGCTTTGTTTTCTAATAATAATTTCGCGGGAGTGTGCATATTTATCGTCCTTTTAGGGGTAATCCCAGTGGCGTAACGTATTTTTGAGCTCCCGGCCTGAAACTGCCGGGCTTGGGTCAATATTATATCGATTCGAAACTATATGCCAATCAATTTTCCGGGCCGGTCCAAGCCTTCGCCGCCAGCTTTCAAATCGAGTCGGCCGCATCCGCAGTGGCGGCTCGTGCCGGCGCCAGCCCGGAAACCGCTCGCACCGCTTCCGCTTCGGCCACGGCCTGCTGCCGCATCAACAAGCTGCTTTCCGGCCAGACCAATACGCTTTTTGGACTGAGTCCGACCAGCAACACCAGCACGGCCGGGACCAACAACAGCAAAAGCTCGCGCCGGGTCAAATCCGGGCAGTTGCGAGCCGTAGCGTTAGTCGGCCCGAACAAGGCTTTCCTGACGAAACCGAGCATGTAGGCGGCACTCAACACGGCGCCGAACAAAGCCACCATCGCCAGCGCCGGATAAGCCTGCAAGGTGCCGATCAGAACCAGCAATTCCGCCGGAAAACCGTTGGTACCCGGTACACCCAGACTAGCCAGCGTAAACAGGAAGAACAAACAAGCCAGACGCGGCGCCGGTTTGGCCAAGCCGCCCAGATGCACCAGCTCGCAACTGCCCAAGCGCTGTTGCAGCATGCCGGCCATCAGCATCAGGCTGCCGGCGACCACGCTGAAATTAAGCAACTGCAACAACGCCCCTTGCTGTCCCTGATAATTGAATGCCGCCAAGCCCATCAGCACCAAGCCGACGTGACTGATACTGGAATAGGCCAGCAACCGGCGTAAGTTGGTTTGCTGCAACGCGATCAGGGCGGCGTATACCAAGGTAACGGCGCCGACGATCGCCACTAGCCAGCGATGCTCCAGCGCCGCTTGCGGCGCCAACGGCAAGGCAAAGCGGAGAATGCCGTACAAGCCCAGCTTCAACCCGACCAGCAAGGCCGTGAGAAACGCCGGTCCTTCCATCGCCATGGTCTGCAGCCAGGTATGAAACGGTACCAGCGGCGCTTTCACCGCGAAACCGAGCATCAGCAAAAAAAACACCAGTTCCTGCGTCGCGGCATCCATCGGCGTGTTCAGTAACACCGGCAAACTGAAGGCCAGACCGCCCGGCACGTCGCCGCCGGTGAAATGGGCGTGGTTCAAGGCCAGCGTCGCGATCGCGAACAATAGCGGCACGCCGCCGAACAGCATGTACAAAGTGTATTTCAGCGCAGCCTGGCGCCGTTCGGCACCGATCCCCCATAAACCGGCCAGGAAGAAAATCGGCGGCAGCGTCAACTCCCAAAACAGGAAAAACAGCGCCATATCCAGTGCGACGAACACGCCGATGGTGGCACTCTCCAAGATCAGCACCAGCGCCAACTGAAATCGGTGCAGCCGGGCTGCCGCATTCCAGCCGGCCAATAGCGCCATCAAGGTCAACAAGGCCGTCATCGGCAGGAACAACAGCGAGATACCGTCCACTCCGACCGCGTAATAGGCGTTCAGGCTGGGTATCCACAAATGGTGTTCCTGCCATTGATAGCCGCCATCGCTCGGATCAAAGCCGAAGACGACGCCCAAGGTCAACAGCAGCTCGACGCCCGCTACGGCCAAGGCCAGCCGCTTCGCCCGGCCGCCATCGCGGACGCAGGCTAGCGCCAATGCGCCGAGCAAGGGCCAGAGCAGGCATAGCGTCAGCAGCGGCAAAGCCTCATTCATGGTGGGTCTCGTTGATATGGTGGCTGTGGTGGGCCGGATAATGCTCGCCGATTTCCCGCGCCTCCTGGTCGATGTATTTCAGCCACGGCGTCGTATAAAACCCGGTACCGATCAACAAGCCGCACACCGTCACGGCGATGATGCGTTCCTTCAATACCGGATGGTGAACGCTGCCGTAAGGCTGCACGAAGCGTTTCGGGTGAGCGATGAACAGACGTTGAAACGCCCACAACAAGAATGCCGCCCCCAACACGTTGCCCAACAGAATTGCGATCGCGATCCACCAGCCGTGTTCTTCGATGGTACCCTCGATCAACAAATGAGCGGCGTCGAATCCCGGCGTGCCCGGCATCACCATCGTACTCAGCGCCGAGATCAGAAACAGCAAAGCCAAGGTCGAATTGGTCTCGAACAGCCCGCCCAGGCGCGGCAGGAACGAAGTCCGGGTCCGTTCGTAAATCAGGCCGATGCAGAACAGCATGCCGGCGGTAGCCAAGCCGTAAGCCACCGACAACAAAATGCTGCCCTCCAGCGCGAAATCGTTGAACGAAAACACGCCGATCGCCAGCATGCCGGTATGGCTGATCACCGCGAACGCGATCAAACGCCGCATGTTGATTTGCATCAAGGCCAGCAAGGCCCCGTAAAAAATCCCGATCAAACCCAGCGTGACGACGAAATGGGTCCATTGCTCGGCGGCACCCGGCGTCAGCGGCAAGATGAAGCGGATCAGCGCATAGATGCCCAGCTTCAGCCCGTGCAGAAAAATCGCCGCGCTGGCTGCGGTACCGTGCTCGCCCAAGACCGGCAACCAGGCGTGGAACGGAAACAGCGGCATCCGCACCGCAAAACCAAAAAACAGCAGCAGAAAGATCAAGGTTTCGTTCGGAATCGCCAGATTATGGTGTTTCAGCGCCAGCCAATCGAAACTCAAATCCATACCGTTGCCGGCCAGCCCGAAACTCAGCAACAGAAAGCCGGCCAGACTCATCGCCAGACCGGACAACCAATATTGCAGCAAGGTTTTGACGGCCTGGTTGCGCAAGCGGCCGGTACCGGCAACCATCGTCAGCAAGGCCACCGGCACCAGTTCCAACAAGCTCCAGCACCAGAATTGCAGCGTGTTCAGCGCCGCAAATGCCCCGATCAGGATGCCTTGGTAAGCCAGCAGACAGGCGACGAATAAACGGTCGTTGCGGTGGCGGGTGATCAGGGTGTAGACCAGCGCCAGCGCACCCAACACCGCCGTCAACGGAATAAACAGGATATTGGTGCCGTCAACGCCGACCCGGTAACCCAGGCCGTCGATTTTCTCGGCCAGATGGATGCCGGGCGCTTCGGCATCGAACACCCACAGCAGGTAAATGCTCAACAACACGTTCGCCACCGCGCCGGTCAACGCGGTCGGCCACAGCCGCCAGCTTTTCAAACCCAACACCGCGCCGCAGGTCAGAAGCGGCAGCGCGGTCAATACGCTCAGCACCGGAAACGCCGCAGCCGCCTGCCAGTAAACGATATCGGTCGTCATCGGTACCCCAAAGCTACCATCAACGTAATCAACACGAACAGCGCCAGATAACGGGCACGCAACAACAACTGTTCAAACCGGTTCGCCGCCTGCCCCAGCCGGCGCCCGACCCGAATCGACTCGCCGCCGATGCCGCGCAAGATGAAATGGTATTCAAACCAGTTCAGCAAGCCCGAAGTCCATTGCGCCAACTTGCCGGCCAGGCCGCTGCCCTGGGCAAAGCTGTCTTCGGCACTGCTCAGATTGGCGCCCATCTTTTGCTCTTCCCGCTGCGCCAACGACGACATTGCCCTGATCGCCGGTGCCGGCGAGCCCATCAACGGGTCCAGAATCCGCTCTTCGATGTAACGGGCATCCTTGGCCAGTTGCAGGATTGGCTTCACTAACAGCCAATCCACCGCCGGCTCCAGCCAACCACGCTGCAACGAAGCCAGAAAGGCCCAGCGGCAGTCGGCGAGCGCCGCCGGCACCGGTTCGAGCGGCCGGCCATGGGTGTTATGCAAAATCGACGGTGTGGTCAGAAACAGATAGCAACGCACCACGGCATGCGCCGCCAAATGCCAGGCGGCCAAGGTCCACCAGCCTAAGCCGCATTCGAGGAACATCAAGCCCAGTTGTACCGATGCGGCGAAGATTTGCGAGCTTTTGATGTCGGTCTGGCTCAAGCCTACCCAATAACCGTAAATGGCGGTCATCGCCCCGATCGCCGCCAGCAAGGCCATCGCCGCCGGCGCCTGCTCGAATAAGGGTCGCAGTTGCAGGGTCAGGAATACCCCGGCATGCACCATTGCGCCGCCGTAAAAGATCGCGCTGGACGGGGTCGGACCTTCCATCGCCCGCGCCAGCCAGGGCGAAAACGGAATCTGCGCCGATTTGGCGAAGGCGGCGACGGCAAAGCTCAAGGCCAGCAAGGTAGCGTCGCCGCGGTCCAGGTCGGCCGCGCCGGTATTCAAGGTTTGCCAGTCGGCAGATTCCAGCCAGGCCAGCATCAAGCCGATGCCCAGCAAAAAGCCGCCGTCGCCGACCCGGTTGGTGATAAACACGCGGGTGGCATTATGCGCCGCCACCGGCCGCTCGTAGGCGTAGGCGATCAGCAGATAAGAACAGACCCCGGCGATTTCCCAACCGACAAAGGTGAACACCGCGTTGCCGGACAACACCAACAACAGCATTGCCGCGGCAAACAGGCTCAGAATAAAGAAGAAGCGATGAAAGCCCGGCTCGCGGTGCAGATAATTGCGGGAAAAGCGGGCCACGGCCAGCAACAGCGACCCGAATAAGGCCGCCAACGCCATACTCAGGCCGCCCGCCTGCAACGAAAAGCCTATCGCCAACTTGCCGCTGGCCAGCCAACTACCGTAGACCTGCAACCCACTCGGGCTGCCGGCCAGCTCCAGCCCGAGCAAACCCAGCGCCAGCGCAGCCGCCAAGCCGATCGCCCAGGCCGCCAGCCGGGCGCTGAGCTTTTCGCCGGCTTCGCCGCGCAGCAGATTAAAAAAATGCAGGCCGCCAATCGATAAGGCGGCAAGCAGCGGTAACAACGGAATCAAAAATGCGTATCCGGCCATAGTCGTTATTCCCCTGCGATGTCCGGTTGCCGAACCAGAATCGGCGCCACGGCCTGGGTCTGCCCGACGTAGCAGGCTGCCGAATCATCGCGCAGCGGCAGTTCGCGATCCTCCGGCTGCCAGGGCAGAAAACCTTCGCGGCGATCGAACACGAAAATCCGGCCATCGTCCGGGTCGAGCGCATTCAAATGCACCCAGCCGCCGCCAACCAGCTCCTGTAACACCGGTTGCCGGGCATAAATCCGCGCCAAGGTCTCGGTGTTGGCTTCAACCACGATTTGCAGGCGCATCGCCTCGTGAATCTCCACCATCTGCAGCGGCAAACCGGTGCGCAAATCGCTGAACGCGCCCTCCATGACCCCGAACAAACCGGTGACGTTATGCGGAATCTTGGTGCCGCAACCGAGGCGGTCGTTGTTGACGGTCGAGAAGTAATATTCCAGATTGATGCCGGCGCCGACCGGCCCGGCGGTCAGCAAAATATTTTCCAGAATCGTACCGTCGCCGTCCTGAGTGGGATCGTAGGAAATCAAAAACAGGCGGCGGTCGAAAAACACGCCCTGCGTCGCCGCACGCCGGCCGATAAAGGCGGCGGCGTTGGTGGCATGACCGAATTCCGGCCGCACCTGGCTCAAGTCGGCGGCGCGGCGCTGGACGTGGCGGAACGCGGCCCCAGGCGAAACCGGATAACCCGACGAGGCGAAGCGCCGGCAGCGTTCGGCCGCGGCCCGCCGGTCGGCCTCGGCCAGATCGGCTTGCAAGCGGGTGAAATCGGCGACCAGCGCAGCCGGCACCAGATCCGCGTCGTACCAATCAATCGCGTCGCTGCAGGTATCGTGCTGGCCGCCGACGAACCAGGTATCGTCCGGAATCGCAATGCCCTGCCCGGCCAGCAAGGCGCGCACCTGCGGCCGATTGGCCATCGCCGCGAATACTCTGGCATTCGGGCCGCCGCGGCGGCCGCCGCAAGCGCCGCAATCGTGGGCGGCCTCGTGCGGATTGTTTTGGCTGGTGGAACCGTGGCCCAAAATGGCGACGATCCGGGCAAAGCCGTAGCTGAGTCCGGTGGTGCGCAAGAATTGGCCGACCCGTTGCGCCTGTTCCTGGTCGCTGAAACCGGGTTTCGCTGCGACCGGCGCTGCGGCATCGGCGGTAAACTGCAAGCGGGTCGGTGCCGCCGGCACCAGCCGCGCCTGCCAGGCCCGTTCCAGGCGATATTGCAGGTCCGGCCATAAGGTCTTGCCCAACAGCCCGGCCAACTTCAGCGGCGCAAACAGGTATAACAATGGATAAGCCCGCAACAGATGCCGGCGCAAGGTTTGATGCAACCAGTCGCTGATGATTTGCGCCCGGTTCAAGCCGGCACGGTGGTCGGCCAGCAAATCCTCGCGGCTGGGTAGGCAAACTTCCGCTACCCGATGTGCCGGCGTCACCACCACCGGACACAACGGCGTCGGATGATGGTCGTCCAACCCCTGGTAGTCCATCGCCACGCCAAAAAATCCGGCAGCGCCCAGGGTTTCGATGGCCGGGTTCCACTCTTCCAGATGGCGACGAAAACTTTCCTCGCGCTCGTCCATGCAGAAAAATACCTGCGCTTGCGGCCGCCGCTCCCGCCGCCACCAGCGGCCGCGGCCGTGATTGGCGTGCAAGGCTTGTAACAAATCCTGACGATAATGCCGCTCGTAAGCGTCCAGCCAGACCGAAGCCCGTTGTTGCTCGTCAAATTCGGCGACCGGCGTCAACCAGGCCAGCAGTTGGCTTTTTTCCAGAGCCGACACCGCATCGGGCCCCAACCCTAAATTCCGACAAAGCGAAAATAGTCGCCAGCCGTGGTCGTGAGCGGTGAGCCTGCCGTCGGCTGCCGCCAACGGGCTTTGCCGCCAACTCCGAATCCGTTGCGCCAGCGTTTGCCAGGCTTGCCGGGAGCTATCGGCCGCGGATACCAATTGCTGAGCGGCCTGAGCCAGGTACTCCGGCAACTCGCCGGCGAACAGCGCCCGACGGAC comes from the Methylomonas sp. EFPC3 genome and includes:
- a CDS encoding NADH-quinone oxidoreductase subunit M, with the translated sequence MNEALPLLTLCLLWPLLGALALACVRDGGRAKRLALAVAGVELLLTLGVVFGFDPSDGGYQWQEHHLWIPSLNAYYAVGVDGISLLFLPMTALLTLMALLAGWNAAARLHRFQLALVLILESATIGVFVALDMALFFLFWELTLPPIFFLAGLWGIGAERRQAALKYTLYMLFGGVPLLFAIATLALNHAHFTGGDVPGGLAFSLPVLLNTPMDAATQELVFFLLMLGFAVKAPLVPFHTWLQTMAMEGPAFLTALLVGLKLGLYGILRFALPLAPQAALEHRWLVAIVGAVTLVYAALIALQQTNLRRLLAYSSISHVGLVLMGLAAFNYQGQQGALLQLLNFSVVAGSLMLMAGMLQQRLGSCELVHLGGLAKPAPRLACLFFLFTLASLGVPGTNGFPAELLVLIGTLQAYPALAMVALFGAVLSAAYMLGFVRKALFGPTNATARNCPDLTRRELLLLLVPAVLVLLVGLSPKSVLVWPESSLLMRQQAVAEAEAVRAVSGLAPARAATADAADSI
- a CDS encoding NADH-quinone oxidoreductase subunit M translates to MTTDIVYWQAAAAFPVLSVLTALPLLTCGAVLGLKSWRLWPTALTGAVANVLLSIYLLWVFDAEAPGIHLAEKIDGLGYRVGVDGTNILFIPLTAVLGALALVYTLITRHRNDRLFVACLLAYQGILIGAFAALNTLQFWCWSLLELVPVALLTMVAGTGRLRNQAVKTLLQYWLSGLAMSLAGFLLLSFGLAGNGMDLSFDWLALKHHNLAIPNETLIFLLLFFGFAVRMPLFPFHAWLPVLGEHGTAASAAIFLHGLKLGIYALIRFILPLTPGAAEQWTHFVVTLGLIGIFYGALLALMQINMRRLIAFAVISHTGMLAIGVFSFNDFALEGSILLSVAYGLATAGMLFCIGLIYERTRTSFLPRLGGLFETNSTLALLFLISALSTMVMPGTPGFDAAHLLIEGTIEEHGWWIAIAILLGNVLGAAFLLWAFQRLFIAHPKRFVQPYGSVHHPVLKERIIAVTVCGLLIGTGFYTTPWLKYIDQEAREIGEHYPAHHSHHINETHHE
- a CDS encoding proton-conducting transporter membrane subunit, giving the protein MAGYAFLIPLLPLLAALSIGGLHFFNLLRGEAGEKLSARLAAWAIGLAAALALGLLGLELAGSPSGLQVYGSWLASGKLAIGFSLQAGGLSMALAALFGSLLLAVARFSRNYLHREPGFHRFFFILSLFAAAMLLLVLSGNAVFTFVGWEIAGVCSYLLIAYAYERPVAAHNATRVFITNRVGDGGFLLGIGLMLAWLESADWQTLNTGAADLDRGDATLLALSFAVAAFAKSAQIPFSPWLARAMEGPTPSSAIFYGGAMVHAGVFLTLQLRPLFEQAPAAMALLAAIGAMTAIYGYWVGLSQTDIKSSQIFAASVQLGLMFLECGLGWWTLAAWHLAAHAVVRCYLFLTTPSILHNTHGRPLEPVPAALADCRWAFLASLQRGWLEPAVDWLLVKPILQLAKDARYIEERILDPLMGSPAPAIRAMSSLAQREEQKMGANLSSAEDSFAQGSGLAGKLAQWTSGLLNWFEYHFILRGIGGESIRVGRRLGQAANRFEQLLLRARYLALFVLITLMVALGYR
- a CDS encoding DUF2309 domain-containing protein; its protein translation is MAASVTGDMDLRDIVRHAIAHLDHVLPGQAPIHDFVHHNTLHGFQHLPFEQALAEFTALTGIDCYLPAEKFREFYRQQRITDRDLDAALQHRFGSALAEPLAGSAGISRRELYRAVLLHDLQAISPQQLAWRLGESAEFDVETAGGRPLRELWQAVSAKLALPAAELHPEDLLDLPAAPFDNELPQADDADNPVLWFDRVGVTLTWRGVLLALAGKDILELVRPQLIRLCASLLDEGLAAWRLPGRQELGLYAAWRQALDCDALPLFHDLADWRSVTARLPEDATDAIVQQLQAMALPAERWAGYLQRLALELPGWSGLINWRQQHPDYREGRPVPVRLTDYLAIRLVLDRLYAQPLCRSLWHGPAQFDRLQAYFEKHPAEFGVRRALFAGELPEYLAQAAQQLVSAADSSRQAWQTLAQRIRSWRQSPLAAADGRLTAHDHGWRLFSLCRNLGLGPDAVSALEKSQLLAWLTPVAEFDEQQRASVWLDAYERHYRQDLLQALHANHGRGRWWRRERRPQAQVFFCMDEREESFRRHLEEWNPAIETLGAAGFFGVAMDYQGLDDHHPTPLCPVVVTPAHRVAEVCLPSREDLLADHRAGLNRAQIISDWLHQTLRRHLLRAYPLLYLFAPLKLAGLLGKTLWPDLQYRLERAWQARLVPAAPTRLQFTADAAAPVAAKPGFSDQEQAQRVGQFLRTTGLSYGFARIVAILGHGSTSQNNPHEAAHDCGACGGRRGGPNARVFAAMANRPQVRALLAGQGIAIPDDTWFVGGQHDTCSDAIDWYDADLVPAALVADFTRLQADLAEADRRAAAERCRRFASSGYPVSPGAAFRHVQRRAADLSQVRPEFGHATNAAAFIGRRAATQGVFFDRRLFLISYDPTQDGDGTILENILLTAGPVGAGINLEYYFSTVNNDRLGCGTKIPHNVTGLFGVMEGAFSDLRTGLPLQMVEIHEAMRLQIVVEANTETLARIYARQPVLQELVGGGWVHLNALDPDDGRIFVFDRREGFLPWQPEDRELPLRDDSAACYVGQTQAVAPILVRQPDIAGE